Proteins encoded together in one uncultured Desulfosarcina sp. window:
- a CDS encoding DegQ family serine endoprotease, with the protein MKRSLLFAIRFATVALILVAVPPVIGAANHFQSSFSGLVKKTGPGVVNIVATKLVQASDQEQSPFGPDDPFKDFFDHYFGNRMPREYRQGALGTGFIIDRDGLILTNNHVVEDTTELKVKLADEREFKADIVGRDPKTDVALIRIKSDKPLPFLPLGDSDALEVGDWVVAIGNPFGLGNTVTSGIVSAKYRQIGAGAYDNFIQTDASINPGNSGGPLLNINGEVIGINSAIFSQSGGSVGIGFAIPINMVRDLLPQLRQGKVRRAYLGVIIQDITPALKTKLGLDSEYGALVSDVVPDGPAARAGIQRGDVILSLNGKPVKNSRELPLMVAAKPIGKSVMLEVVRQGKRLSVKVVTLEMSEEKPSDAEARIDIGPELGLALQALTPEIARGYGLWCSRGLLIVQVAPGSPAEEAGLQPGDIIVEAERSPVADVASLKQIFDRHGADDTILLLVDRDGTTVFITMVLP; encoded by the coding sequence ATGAAAAGAAGCCTCCTTTTTGCCATACGTTTCGCCACCGTGGCCCTGATCCTGGTCGCTGTTCCGCCTGTCATCGGTGCTGCCAACCACTTCCAATCCTCTTTTTCGGGGCTGGTCAAAAAAACCGGTCCCGGCGTGGTCAACATCGTGGCCACCAAGCTGGTTCAGGCTTCCGACCAGGAGCAGTCGCCATTCGGTCCGGACGACCCCTTCAAGGATTTCTTCGACCACTATTTCGGGAACCGCATGCCCCGCGAATACCGCCAGGGAGCCTTGGGCACCGGTTTTATCATCGACAGGGACGGGTTGATCCTGACCAACAATCACGTGGTGGAAGATACGACGGAATTGAAGGTCAAGCTGGCCGATGAACGGGAGTTCAAGGCCGATATCGTCGGCCGTGATCCCAAAACCGATGTGGCGCTGATCCGCATCAAATCCGACAAGCCCCTGCCGTTTCTGCCCCTGGGCGATTCCGACGCGCTGGAAGTGGGCGACTGGGTGGTGGCCATCGGCAACCCCTTCGGCCTCGGCAACACGGTGACGTCGGGCATCGTCAGCGCCAAGTACCGCCAGATCGGCGCCGGAGCCTACGACAACTTCATCCAGACCGACGCCTCCATCAACCCCGGCAACAGCGGCGGTCCACTCCTCAATATAAACGGCGAGGTCATCGGCATCAATTCCGCCATCTTTTCCCAATCGGGCGGCAGCGTCGGCATCGGATTCGCCATCCCCATCAACATGGTCAGGGATCTGCTGCCCCAGCTTCGCCAGGGCAAAGTCCGGCGTGCCTACCTGGGCGTTATCATCCAGGACATCACCCCGGCGCTGAAGACCAAACTCGGACTCGATTCGGAATACGGCGCCCTGGTGTCCGACGTGGTGCCGGACGGTCCGGCAGCCAGGGCCGGCATCCAACGCGGCGATGTGATCCTCTCTTTGAACGGCAAGCCCGTAAAAAACTCCCGTGAGCTGCCCCTCATGGTCGCGGCCAAGCCTATCGGCAAATCGGTGATGCTGGAAGTAGTGCGCCAGGGCAAACGGCTATCTGTTAAAGTGGTCACCCTGGAGATGAGCGAGGAAAAGCCTTCCGATGCCGAAGCCCGCATCGACATCGGCCCGGAACTGGGTCTGGCCCTGCAGGCCCTGACGCCCGAAATCGCCCGCGGCTATGGTCTTTGGTGTTCCCGGGGCCTGTTGATCGTCCAGGTGGCACCGGGATCGCCGGCGGAAGAGGCCGGTCTGCAGCCGGGCGACATCATCGTCGAAGCAGAACGGTCGCCGGTGGCGGACGTGGCATCGCTGAAGCAAATTTTCGATCGGCACGGTGCTGACGACACGATCCTGTTGTTGGTGGACCGGGATGGAACCACGGTATTTATCACCATGGTATTGCCGTAG
- a CDS encoding isoprenylcysteine carboxylmethyltransferase family protein produces MAAVAILFFLFTTQSVWEAKNETITFFLFLAGMILVGIASLGRMWCSLYIAGYKDDKLVTDGPYSLCRNPLYFFSMIGVLGIGCATETFTFPIVFIILFALYYPFVIKSEERRLGQLFGEAFDQYTKKIPAFFPKFSTFSEPVNYLVKPAVYRNHMFSALWFVWIVGILEVIEGLREIGLLSSLWSLY; encoded by the coding sequence ATGGCGGCCGTCGCTATTCTGTTCTTCCTTTTCACCACGCAAAGCGTGTGGGAAGCAAAAAACGAAACGATTACTTTCTTTTTATTTCTTGCAGGTATGATTCTTGTCGGGATTGCCTCGTTGGGCAGAATGTGGTGTTCGCTTTATATTGCCGGCTACAAGGATGATAAATTGGTGACGGATGGGCCCTACTCACTTTGTCGCAATCCCTTGTATTTCTTCAGCATGATAGGCGTGCTCGGGATCGGGTGCGCTACGGAGACATTTACCTTCCCGATAGTGTTTATTATTCTATTCGCACTCTATTATCCGTTCGTTATCAAAAGTGAGGAGAGAAGGCTCGGACAGCTTTTCGGGGAGGCCTTCGACCAGTATACGAAAAAAATTCCCGCTTTTTTTCCAAAGTTTTCCACTTTTTCCGAACCGGTAAATTATCTTGTAAAACCGGCTGTGTACCGCAATCACATGTTTAGTGCGTTGTGGTTCGTCTGGATTGTGGGGATTCTTGAGGTCATCGAGGGATTGCGGGAAATCGGCCTGCTGTCTTCTTTATGGTCGCTTTACTAA
- a CDS encoding SLC13 family permease: MFIIDRKSIRIVFLLVVLLGARVPGADAGTIDALNAENLYVSGRIVNSHGEAIPDVSVTLTVTETDAPVKETILTDESGRYEFKVLFPAGRLQKARILLEARKSAYAPSVRISLLPIRASIDALASSLYLAEANLTLMRVASPALWISGAVLLFVYVMIGFELVHRTLAALTGAALLLGCSYLVGPFYPEFKIISFEIAARAVDLNVILLLFSMMMIVGVCEKTGMFQWLAHRCYRISGGRVPLLAAGLMILTAVTSSLLDNVTTMLLIIPVTIRIARSLGLNPIALMVPEVFASNVGGTATLIGDPPNIMIGSYTGLSFLDFGLNLGPPCLLVMAVSVIYFLLYYARDYRDAGKAFDGNHSEPAIDFTIEDRRLLFFCLVSLAITIALFLLHGMLEMAPGIAALIGATVLLISVGRRVDIVELLETKVEWSSLVFFAALFTVIAAAQESGLIHLIADGVKSVSGDSLIVAVLMILWVSALASAIIDNIPYTATMLPVVAYLTATVPGAQNGVLWWALAMGACLGGNGTLIGASANVVTAGMAEKAGHPISFVKYLRICLPPMILSIAVCTIWILGMEV; the protein is encoded by the coding sequence GTGTTCATCATAGACAGGAAATCGATCAGAATCGTTTTTCTTTTGGTCGTGCTGCTCGGCGCCCGGGTGCCGGGTGCCGATGCCGGCACGATCGATGCGCTCAATGCGGAAAACCTCTACGTCTCGGGCCGGATCGTCAATTCGCACGGTGAAGCGATCCCGGATGTCAGCGTGACGCTGACCGTGACGGAGACCGATGCGCCGGTTAAGGAAACGATCCTGACCGATGAAAGCGGTCGGTATGAATTCAAAGTGCTCTTTCCGGCAGGGCGCCTTCAAAAGGCCCGAATCCTTTTGGAAGCCCGGAAAAGCGCTTATGCGCCTTCCGTCCGGATCTCGCTGCTGCCGATCCGGGCCAGCATCGATGCGCTGGCAAGTTCCCTATACCTCGCCGAAGCCAATCTGACCTTGATGCGGGTGGCATCGCCGGCTCTCTGGATATCGGGCGCCGTTCTGCTTTTCGTTTATGTGATGATCGGATTCGAACTGGTCCACCGGACGCTGGCCGCTCTGACCGGCGCGGCGCTGCTGTTGGGCTGCTCCTACCTGGTGGGGCCGTTTTATCCCGAATTCAAAATCATCAGTTTCGAGATTGCGGCCCGGGCGGTGGACCTGAATGTCATCCTTCTGCTGTTTTCCATGATGATGATCGTTGGCGTTTGCGAGAAAACCGGCATGTTCCAGTGGCTGGCCCATCGATGTTATCGGATCTCCGGCGGCCGCGTCCCTTTGCTGGCGGCGGGGTTGATGATCCTGACGGCCGTTACATCCTCCCTGCTGGACAATGTGACCACCATGCTGCTCATTATCCCGGTCACCATCCGGATCGCCCGTTCCCTGGGGCTGAATCCCATCGCCCTGATGGTTCCGGAAGTATTTGCCTCCAACGTCGGCGGAACGGCCACCCTCATCGGCGATCCGCCCAACATCATGATCGGATCGTATACCGGTCTCTCCTTTCTGGACTTCGGACTCAACCTGGGACCGCCCTGCCTGCTGGTTATGGCGGTTTCGGTAATTTATTTTCTGCTCTATTACGCCAGGGATTATCGGGATGCCGGAAAAGCCTTTGACGGCAATCATTCTGAACCGGCAATCGACTTCACGATCGAGGATCGCCGGCTGCTCTTTTTCTGCCTGGTTTCTCTGGCAATCACCATCGCCCTGTTTCTCCTGCACGGCATGCTCGAGATGGCCCCCGGCATCGCAGCCCTTATCGGGGCCACGGTCCTTCTGATCAGTGTCGGCCGCCGCGTCGACATCGTCGAACTGCTGGAGACCAAGGTAGAATGGTCGTCCCTGGTCTTCTTTGCCGCGCTGTTCACGGTGATCGCCGCGGCACAGGAAAGCGGGTTGATTCACCTCATCGCCGACGGCGTTAAATCCGTTTCCGGGGACTCGCTGATTGTTGCCGTTCTCATGATCCTATGGGTGTCGGCGTTGGCCTCCGCAATTATCGACAATATTCCGTACACGGCCACCATGCTGCCCGTCGTGGCCTACCTGACCGCCACCGTTCCGGGCGCACAAAACGGGGTCCTCTGGTGGGCGCTGGCCATGGGGGCCTGCCTGGGAGGCAACGGAACCCTGATCGGTGCCAGCGCCAACGTGGTGACTGCCGGTATGGCGGAAAAGGCCGGCCACCCCATTAGTTTCGTCAAATACTTAAGAATTTGCCTGCCGCCGATGATTCTTTCCATTGCCGTATGCACCATCTGGATTCTTGGGATGGAAGTATAA
- a CDS encoding HAMP domain-containing sensor histidine kinase, translating into MTEEKKNKNSDHLSAEGRFFRDIDVEFLIHELKDPVAVIETAVRMLLEKPDKYGPLTGRQQKTLERALRNSKKARGLLADLLEVGRSDAGCFQCCHFNALDEVNAVLMETLESVDADLQENLGGAASASEREALLVGGGIRIGCSDGARQVRLCQDQTKFRQIVGNLIKNALQHRRRRLDIGMDCVEDRLLVEVVDDGPGVEKENRELIFMRYTRMKPCATLSRTGHGLGLAGARILARRMGGDITVKCDRGPGAVFRFTLPLVFEQPEGLSEQGI; encoded by the coding sequence ATGACTGAAGAAAAGAAAAACAAAAACAGCGACCATCTATCTGCCGAAGGCCGGTTCTTTCGCGATATCGACGTGGAATTTCTCATCCACGAGTTGAAGGATCCCGTCGCCGTTATCGAAACCGCCGTTCGCATGCTTCTGGAAAAGCCCGATAAATACGGACCGCTGACCGGGCGTCAGCAGAAAACGCTCGAACGTGCCCTGCGCAATTCCAAAAAGGCGCGCGGCCTGCTTGCGGATCTGCTGGAGGTGGGACGGTCCGATGCCGGCTGCTTTCAGTGCTGCCACTTCAATGCGCTGGATGAGGTCAACGCGGTGCTGATGGAGACGCTGGAATCGGTGGACGCCGATCTTCAGGAAAATTTGGGCGGCGCTGCATCGGCATCCGAGCGGGAAGCGCTTTTGGTCGGGGGCGGCATCCGAATCGGTTGCAGCGACGGCGCCCGCCAGGTCCGGTTATGCCAGGATCAGACCAAGTTCAGGCAGATTGTGGGCAACCTGATTAAAAACGCGCTCCAGCATCGCCGCCGGCGGTTGGATATCGGCATGGACTGCGTCGAGGATCGGCTGCTGGTAGAGGTGGTGGACGACGGCCCCGGCGTGGAAAAGGAGAACCGGGAGCTGATTTTCATGCGTTACACCCGCATGAAACCGTGCGCGACGCTGTCCAGGACCGGTCACGGCCTGGGGTTGGCCGGTGCGCGGATTCTGGCCCGCCGGATGGGGGGCGACATTACGGTGAAATGCGACCGCGGGCCGGGGGCGGTGTTCCGCTTTACGCTGCCGCTGGTTTTCGAGCAGCCCGAGGGATTGTCCGAACAGGGAATCTGA
- a CDS encoding response regulator, with translation MAEVKTQLDGKRILAVDDEADILETIQDILDMADVDVAGDYAVASEKIRTGSYDLAILDIMGVNGLELLEEAVARNIPTVMLTAHAVNPDTLMASIRKGAIAYLPKETLADLDDLLEALLAARAAGKPPWKLLFDKLGEYFDERFGPGWKVENEAFWSDFSRTWQVGRGIQERLKHDPRVRDKGI, from the coding sequence ATGGCGGAAGTAAAGACTCAACTGGATGGCAAGCGTATTCTGGCGGTGGACGACGAAGCGGACATTCTGGAAACCATCCAGGATATTCTGGACATGGCCGACGTGGACGTCGCCGGCGATTATGCTGTCGCGTCCGAGAAAATCCGAACCGGCAGCTATGACCTGGCCATTTTGGATATCATGGGGGTCAACGGGCTGGAGCTGCTGGAAGAGGCGGTGGCCCGAAATATCCCCACGGTCATGCTTACCGCCCACGCCGTCAACCCGGATACCCTCATGGCGTCCATCCGCAAAGGGGCCATCGCCTATCTTCCCAAGGAGACCCTGGCCGATCTGGACGACCTTCTCGAAGCATTGCTGGCGGCCCGGGCGGCCGGCAAGCCTCCCTGGAAACTGCTCTTCGACAAACTGGGGGAGTATTTCGACGAACGCTTCGGACCTGGCTGGAAAGTGGAAAACGAAGCCTTCTGGTCGGATTTCTCACGAACCTGGCAAGTGGGCCGGGGCATCCAGGAGCGTTTGAAGCACGATCCGCGCGTTCGTGACAAGGGCATCTGA
- a CDS encoding META domain-containing protein, translating into MKSMMISLLVGLVFLGCAAGMSDGPSARSKDPQMVIGKTWQWVSTVTPVEKITVAAPERYTILLQEDGNIRARFDCNKGGGKYTLSEGRISFGPLMSTRMACPPDTQDAVFMRDLQRVSSFFVENGELFLELPMDSGAMRFRQIP; encoded by the coding sequence ATGAAATCCATGATGATATCCCTATTGGTCGGCTTGGTCTTTTTGGGCTGTGCTGCCGGCATGTCGGACGGGCCGTCTGCACGCAGCAAAGATCCACAGATGGTAATCGGCAAAACGTGGCAGTGGGTCTCGACGGTCACACCGGTCGAGAAAATCACGGTGGCGGCTCCGGAGCGTTATACCATCCTCTTGCAGGAAGATGGGAACATCCGGGCGCGTTTCGACTGCAACAAAGGCGGTGGGAAATATACCCTGTCCGAAGGCAGGATTTCTTTCGGACCGTTGATGTCGACCCGCATGGCCTGCCCGCCCGACACCCAGGACGCGGTGTTCATGCGCGATCTGCAGCGAGTCAGCTCCTTTTTTGTGGAAAATGGCGAACTTTTCCTGGAACTGCCCATGGACAGCGGTGCCATGCGGTTCCGGCAAATACCATGA
- a CDS encoding DUF5698 domain-containing protein, which yields MVDTQILLTGVLVFLARICDVSIGTIRTIVTVQGRTAIAFVLAIFEITIWVTVAGTVINQIKDQPLLVVFYAFGYATGNVVGIMVERKLAFGTTILRIITRTAGEEMAAHLREKGQPVTVFNGEGMQGPVHELYIACRRRDLKWILPEVRQIDPKLFYVIEQARDMSKVLKPVYSPLGGWRSVGKRK from the coding sequence ATGGTTGACACACAGATCCTGTTGACAGGCGTCTTGGTTTTTCTGGCCCGCATCTGCGACGTTTCCATCGGCACCATTCGAACCATCGTAACGGTGCAGGGAAGAACGGCCATCGCCTTCGTACTGGCGATTTTCGAGATCACTATCTGGGTTACCGTCGCAGGTACGGTAATCAACCAGATCAAGGATCAGCCGCTGCTGGTAGTCTTTTACGCTTTTGGCTACGCGACCGGCAATGTTGTAGGAATCATGGTCGAACGAAAACTGGCCTTCGGCACCACTATTCTCAGGATCATCACCCGTACGGCAGGCGAAGAAATGGCCGCTCATTTAAGAGAAAAGGGTCAACCGGTCACCGTCTTCAACGGCGAAGGAATGCAGGGTCCGGTTCATGAGCTGTACATTGCCTGCCGGCGCAGGGACCTGAAATGGATTCTGCCCGAGGTTCGGCAAATCGACCCGAAACTGTTCTACGTTATCGAGCAGGCCCGGGACATGAGCAAGGTGCTCAAGCCGGTCTACTCGCCTCTCGGTGGGTGGCGCAGCGTAGGCAAACGCAAATAG
- a CDS encoding ferritin, translated as MISDKMAEALNEQVNREMYSAYLYMAMSAHCSQLGLKGFANWFMVQYHEEMLHAMKIYEYIQRQGAAVALAPIEAPPASFASPMDMFAQTLTHEQFITRSINDLMELAIAEKDHASQIFLEWYVTEQVEEEENDNDILAQLRLIGDNPQGLMILDRELAARMTTVPTDFSKGIESAMAAATSAP; from the coding sequence ATGATCAGCGACAAAATGGCAGAAGCATTGAACGAACAGGTCAACCGGGAAATGTACTCGGCCTATCTTTACATGGCCATGTCGGCCCATTGCAGTCAGCTGGGACTGAAAGGCTTCGCCAACTGGTTCATGGTACAGTACCATGAGGAGATGCTGCACGCCATGAAGATCTACGAGTATATCCAGCGCCAGGGAGCGGCGGTTGCGCTGGCCCCCATCGAGGCGCCGCCGGCGAGTTTCGCGTCCCCCATGGACATGTTTGCCCAGACCCTGACCCACGAACAGTTCATCACCCGCAGCATCAACGACCTCATGGAACTGGCCATTGCCGAAAAGGACCACGCCTCCCAGATTTTTCTGGAGTGGTACGTGACCGAGCAGGTGGAAGAAGAGGAAAACGACAACGACATCCTGGCCCAGCTCAGGCTGATCGGCGACAACCCCCAGGGGTTGATGATACTGGACCGGGAACTGGCCGCACGGATGACGACGGTGCCCACCGATTTCAGCAAGGGCATCGAATCGGCCATGGCCGCGGCAACCTCGGCACCGTAA
- a CDS encoding universal stress protein has translation MFGKILYPTDFSDVATKALDYIKQLKEAGSQEVVILHVINQRIIDGLMRHAMLESDIENWRSKAREVADESMAEMRRDLEAIGFKVTCLVKTGFPWQKILAVEEAESPSVIVIGSHGRTNLGEVLLGSVSDRVIRKCRRPVLVVKRDTTV, from the coding sequence ATGTTCGGCAAGATTCTTTATCCCACCGACTTTTCCGATGTTGCCACCAAGGCTCTGGATTACATCAAGCAACTCAAGGAGGCGGGCAGCCAGGAAGTGGTAATCCTTCACGTGATCAATCAGCGCATCATCGATGGTTTGATGCGGCATGCCATGCTCGAAAGCGACATCGAAAATTGGCGCAGCAAGGCCCGGGAGGTCGCCGATGAATCCATGGCGGAGATGCGCAGGGATCTGGAAGCCATTGGTTTCAAGGTGACCTGCCTCGTCAAAACCGGATTCCCATGGCAGAAAATTCTTGCCGTGGAAGAGGCGGAGTCCCCCTCGGTGATCGTGATCGGATCACACGGCCGCACCAACCTGGGCGAGGTCCTGTTGGGGTCTGTCTCCGACCGTGTCATCCGCAAGTGCCGGCGCCCGGTCCTGGTGGTCAAGCGGGACACGACGGTCTGA